From one Lycium barbarum isolate Lr01 chromosome 6, ASM1917538v2, whole genome shotgun sequence genomic stretch:
- the LOC132644328 gene encoding MADS-box protein SVP-like → MGTGKKKIEIQKITKEASRMVTFSKRRKGLFKKAKELESMTGSRVAAVVFSPTGKPYTCGDVNSAIERHHLGSSCLEPSTSGLNSHHSNSDVVVSGESSGSRSSSTTRGNGLRHWVESIDVETCQNLNQLLMLKEQLEGTREKLSSMQDSESFQALFT, encoded by the coding sequence ATGGGCACAGGAAAGAAGAAGATAGAGATTCAAAAAATCACAAAGGAAGCGTCGAGAATGGTGACATTCTCTAAAAGACGCAAAGGACTTTTCAAAAAAGCTAAAGAACTCGAGTCCATGACGGGTTCTCGTGTTGCCGCTGTTGTTTTTTCACCCACAGGAAAGCCTTACACTTGTGGCGACGTTAATTCTGCTATCGAGAGACACCATCTTGGTAGTAGTTGTTTGGAACCATCAACGTCAGGGCTAAATTCCCATCATTCTAATTCTGATGTTGTTGTTTCTGGTGAATCCTCGGGGTCGAGATCCTCCTCGACCACCAGGGGGAATGGTCTTCGCCATTGGGTGGAGAGTATCGATGTTGAAACATGTCAAAATTTGAATCAACTCTTGatgttgaaggagcaattggaaGGAACAAGAGAAAAGCTTTCTTCCATGCAAGATTCTGAATCTTTTCAGGCTTTATTTACCTAA